A genomic stretch from Spongiibacter nanhainus includes:
- a CDS encoding inactive transglutaminase family protein — protein sequence MKGVKAHVRLIAAALLVVGAVTTLWQIFALNIPVSAETTEPVWVIDTKISFQARSNSPVKVQMYLPPSWSKFITLDESFVARNYGVNVDQMEHNRRAVWSARRAEGSQQMFYRLMLTQRSNARFSGEEPGPQFSESPKLEGAEKVAVEALLKPIREHSADIETFIREAIKLLNDTDNDNARLLLRNDYSERSRTRVLELLLASAHIPVEQVHTLRLISGSSQTPELWVRSYNGQRWLYFNPATGEEGLPEDRIVWWTGSDPIAKVEGGYRLDVEISANQRTVNSISLAQSIAESRDDNGWAMSMYSLPLQSQHTFEIIVMIPVGVMLILLLRNIIGIETLGTFTPVLIGLAFRETQVLWGIFLFTFISALGLGLRSYLEHLHLQLLSRLSVVLTFVVIVMALIAVLGHKLGLDRGLSIALFPMVILTMSIERLSIVWEERGGMHSIKVGIGTLFAATLAHLMMSYPPWVYFVFTFPGTLLVFMALMLALGHYRGYRLMELFRFKDMVREPD from the coding sequence ATGAAGGGCGTGAAGGCGCATGTAAGGTTGATTGCCGCAGCTCTGCTGGTGGTGGGTGCGGTGACGACATTGTGGCAGATCTTTGCCCTGAATATACCGGTATCGGCCGAGACTACTGAGCCAGTGTGGGTGATCGATACCAAAATCAGCTTTCAGGCCCGCAGCAATTCGCCAGTGAAGGTGCAGATGTATTTGCCGCCAAGCTGGAGCAAATTTATCACCCTCGACGAAAGCTTTGTGGCGCGCAACTACGGCGTCAATGTCGATCAAATGGAGCATAACCGCCGGGCGGTATGGTCAGCGCGTCGAGCAGAGGGCAGTCAGCAGATGTTCTATCGGCTGATGCTGACCCAGCGCAGCAATGCGCGTTTCTCCGGAGAGGAGCCCGGCCCCCAATTTAGCGAGAGTCCCAAGTTAGAGGGCGCGGAAAAAGTCGCGGTGGAGGCATTGCTAAAGCCGATTCGTGAGCATTCTGCCGATATTGAAACCTTTATCCGCGAAGCCATTAAATTGCTCAATGACACCGATAACGACAATGCCCGGCTGCTGCTGCGCAACGACTATTCCGAGCGCAGCCGGACCCGGGTACTTGAGCTGTTACTGGCTTCGGCCCATATCCCGGTGGAGCAGGTGCACACGCTGCGGCTGATCAGTGGTAGCAGTCAGACGCCAGAGCTGTGGGTGCGCAGCTACAACGGTCAGCGTTGGCTATATTTTAATCCCGCCACCGGCGAGGAGGGGCTGCCTGAAGACCGTATTGTGTGGTGGACCGGCTCAGACCCCATCGCCAAGGTGGAGGGCGGTTATCGCCTGGACGTGGAAATCAGCGCTAACCAGCGCACTGTCAATTCCATTTCCCTGGCGCAGAGCATCGCCGAGAGCCGCGACGACAATGGTTGGGCGATGTCGATGTACAGCCTGCCGCTGCAGTCCCAGCACACCTTTGAGATTATCGTGATGATCCCGGTTGGGGTGATGCTGATTCTGCTCCTGCGCAATATCATTGGCATTGAAACACTGGGCACCTTTACCCCGGTGCTGATCGGCCTGGCCTTTCGGGAGACGCAGGTGCTGTGGGGGATTTTTCTATTCACCTTTATCTCGGCGCTGGGCCTGGGGCTGCGATCGTATCTTGAGCACTTACACTTGCAGCTGTTGTCCCGGCTGTCGGTGGTGCTGACCTTTGTGGTGATTGTAATGGCCTTGATTGCCGTGTTGGGCCATAAATTGGGTCTCGACCGAGGGCTGTCGATTGCGCTGTTCCCCATGGTTATTCTGACCATGTCCATCGAGCGCTTGTCTATTGTCTGGGAAGAGCGCGGCGGTATGCACAGCATCAAGGTAGGGATAGGTACTCTGTTTGCCGCCACCCTGGCGCACCTGATGATGAGCTACCCACCCTGGGTGTATTTTGTCTTTACCTTCCCGGGCACGCTGCTGGTGTTTATGGCGCTGATGCTGGCTCTGGGGCACTATCGCGGCTACCGCTTGATGGAGCTGTTCCGCTTTAAAGATATGGTCAGGGAGCCCGACTGA
- a CDS encoding alpha-L-glutamate ligase-like protein → MSLITTWKSLRAKGIMGINQRNADYVLRYNSRHLYPLVDDKIRTKLKAIEAGINVPPLYGIVDSEQKIGQFEELIAGKKDFVIKPSQGAGGDGIMVISDQFEGYYRTAGGRMLTLEDIGFHLSGTLSGIYSLGGHRDRAMVEYRVIPDSVFSAISYEGVPDIRIIVLKGYPLLAMLRLPTRQSGGKANLHQGAIGVGVDLATGITLDGTWHNKRIQIHPDTANPVRGVQLPYWEGFMSLATRCYELTGLGYLGVDMVLDRDKGPLMLELNARPGLNIQIANDTGLAARCARVEEEIARLEAKGIEASPAKRLAFCQREFADAGYASLSVASSVGDSAAADAESAAADADKKKESGAPQQDVVEPSKAASEPEPAVAVGDDSVSEELAPAAESSAAQSKDVDVASPDTPRQLTW, encoded by the coding sequence ATGTCGTTGATCACCACGTGGAAGTCACTGCGTGCCAAGGGCATTATGGGGATCAATCAGCGCAATGCGGACTATGTGCTGCGCTATAATTCCCGCCATTTGTATCCCCTGGTGGACGACAAAATCCGCACCAAGCTCAAGGCCATTGAGGCGGGTATCAACGTGCCGCCGCTGTATGGCATTGTCGATTCCGAGCAGAAAATCGGCCAGTTTGAAGAGCTTATCGCCGGTAAAAAGGACTTTGTCATCAAGCCCTCTCAGGGCGCCGGTGGCGACGGTATTATGGTGATCTCCGACCAGTTTGAGGGCTATTACCGTACAGCTGGCGGCCGCATGCTGACCCTGGAAGATATCGGCTTTCACCTGTCCGGTACGCTGTCGGGGATTTACTCCCTGGGCGGCCATCGGGATCGGGCCATGGTGGAGTATCGGGTGATTCCCGATTCGGTATTCAGTGCCATCAGCTATGAGGGCGTGCCGGATATCCGCATTATCGTGTTAAAGGGCTATCCGCTGCTGGCTATGCTGCGACTGCCCACTCGTCAGTCCGGGGGCAAAGCCAACCTCCACCAGGGCGCCATTGGGGTGGGGGTCGATCTGGCCACAGGCATTACCCTCGATGGTACCTGGCACAACAAGCGTATTCAGATTCACCCCGATACCGCCAATCCGGTGCGGGGCGTTCAGCTCCCCTACTGGGAAGGGTTTATGTCGCTGGCGACCCGCTGCTACGAGCTGACCGGCTTGGGTTACCTAGGGGTGGATATGGTGCTGGATCGGGACAAGGGACCGCTGATGCTGGAGCTCAATGCCCGTCCCGGTCTCAATATACAAATTGCCAACGATACGGGGCTGGCGGCGCGCTGCGCGCGGGTGGAAGAGGAAATCGCCCGGCTTGAGGCCAAAGGCATTGAGGCGAGCCCGGCCAAGCGTCTGGCCTTCTGTCAGCGGGAGTTCGCGGATGCCGGTTATGCATCGCTGAGTGTTGCCAGCAGTGTGGGTGACAGCGCTGCGGCTGATGCTGAAAGCGCTGCGGCCGATGCTGACAAGAAGAAGGAGAGCGGCGCGCCCCAACAGGACGTGGTCGAACCGAGTAAGGCGGCCAGCGAGCCCGAACCGGCTGTGGCAGTTGGCGACGATAGCGTCAGCGAGGAGCTTGCCCCCGCCGCCGAGTCATCGGCAGCGCAGAGCAAGGATGTCGATGTCGCGTCGCCTGATACGCCGCGGCAATTGACCTGGTAA